From Proteiniborus sp. MB09-C3, the proteins below share one genomic window:
- a CDS encoding ABC transporter ATP-binding protein yields MEIKIQNLSKKYKNVRALNNVDLTINTPAMIGLVGPNGAGKSTLMKILVGQLIATEGNVVIDGAPLNKREKYLKERLGYLPQDFGLYEELKVEEYLDYMASLKGIKENKKEEIERVLVMTNLKEMKKLKIKTLSGGQKQRVGIAQAMLNNPELLIVDEPTVGLDPEERIKFRNLFSEDSINKIVILSTHIIEDVESICNLIIVINKGRILFTGEPSALVKKAIGHVGTIEISNNDKEKFLERELQGEFKITSTVITPNGTKYRVVSKNLHSSFEEIVPSLEDAYIYCMLEEDEYVLA; encoded by the coding sequence ATGGAAATAAAAATACAAAATCTTAGTAAAAAATATAAAAATGTAAGGGCTTTAAATAATGTAGACCTAACTATTAATACTCCTGCTATGATTGGACTTGTAGGTCCAAATGGAGCTGGAAAGAGCACTCTTATGAAAATCTTAGTGGGACAACTTATAGCTACAGAAGGAAATGTTGTAATAGATGGAGCTCCACTAAATAAAAGAGAAAAATATTTGAAGGAAAGACTTGGATACTTACCTCAGGACTTTGGCTTATATGAAGAATTAAAGGTGGAAGAATATTTAGATTACATGGCTTCATTAAAAGGAATAAAAGAAAATAAGAAGGAAGAAATTGAAAGAGTCCTAGTAATGACTAATTTAAAGGAAATGAAAAAGCTTAAGATAAAAACTCTTTCTGGAGGACAAAAGCAAAGAGTTGGAATTGCCCAGGCAATGCTAAATAATCCTGAGCTACTTATAGTTGATGAGCCAACTGTAGGACTTGACCCTGAAGAAAGAATTAAATTTAGAAATCTTTTTTCTGAGGACTCAATTAATAAAATAGTCATATTATCTACACATATTATTGAGGATGTGGAATCCATATGCAATTTAATTATCGTTATAAATAAAGGCAGAATACTCTTTACTGGAGAGCCTAGCGCATTAGTTAAAAAAGCTATAGGCCATGTGGGGACTATAGAGATTTCAAATAATGATAAAGAGAAATTTTTAGAAAGGGAACTGCAAGGAGAGTTTAAGATTACCTCTACAGTCATAACTCCTAATGGCACTAAATATAGAGTTGTATCTAAAAATCTACATTCATCCTTTGAAGAAATAGTTCCTTCATTAGAAGATGCGTATATTTACTGCATGTTGGAGGAGGATGAATATGTCCTTGCTTAA
- a CDS encoding helix-turn-helix domain-containing protein, whose product MSKYNKKDKIKAIRLIQNENYSIRAVSKELGISKSTIARWWNSYDIHGEASFSMNPRKYTGEFKIEVVKYMHNNHLSLDQVSALFGIPGTTTVQNWERIYNEEGEVGLLTERRGRSQKQGMKKDKNEINMDSLDKATEDKLILEIKKLKAEVAYLKKSIALKEEKMSLKTKKKHR is encoded by the coding sequence ATGAGCAAATATAATAAAAAAGATAAAATTAAAGCTATCAGATTAATTCAAAACGAAAATTATTCAATAAGAGCTGTTTCAAAAGAACTAGGTATTTCTAAATCTACCATTGCAAGATGGTGGAATAGCTATGATATTCATGGAGAAGCTAGCTTTTCTATGAATCCTAGAAAATATACTGGTGAATTTAAAATAGAAGTAGTAAAATATATGCATAATAACCATCTATCCCTAGACCAGGTATCTGCCCTGTTTGGAATACCAGGTACAACTACTGTTCAAAATTGGGAACGCATATATAATGAGGAAGGAGAAGTTGGTCTTTTAACTGAAAGACGTGGAAGATCACAAAAACAAGGTATGAAAAAAGATAAAAATGAAATAAATATGGACTCCTTAGATAAGGCTACAGAAGATAAATTAATATTAGAAATTAAAAAGCTTAAAGCAGAGGTTGCCTACTTAAAAAAATCTATAGCCTTAAAGGAAGAAAAAATGAGCTTAAAAACAAAGAAAAAGCACAGGTAG
- a CDS encoding IS3 family transposase — MYSLKGRKNELKNKEKAQVVNSLRHEHDLNTLLEVAGLKRSTFYYHIKRFDIPDKYEKIKEKIKEIYDSSKGRYGYRRITMSLNSFGFVINHKTVQKLMKELNIICQVRMKKYKSYKGEVGEAAPNLLKRDFSAEKPNQKWVTDITEFSLFGEKLYLSPILDLFNGEIISYSITSRPHFGQVMEMLDIAFEKHKNLEGLTFHSDQGWQYRHKRYSYRLKQLGIKQSMSRKGNCLDNSVIENFFGLLKSELLYLQKFDDTDHFKRELIDYIEWYNKYRIKTKLKGLSPIQYRAQSLSVA; from the coding sequence ATCTATAGCCTTAAAGGAAGAAAAAATGAGCTTAAAAACAAAGAAAAAGCACAGGTAGTAAACTCTTTAAGGCATGAACACGATCTAAATACCCTGCTAGAAGTTGCAGGATTAAAAAGGTCAACATTTTACTACCATATAAAAAGATTCGACATACCAGATAAATATGAAAAAATTAAAGAAAAGATAAAAGAAATATATGATAGCAGTAAAGGTAGATACGGCTATAGAAGAATAACTATGTCCCTAAATAGCTTTGGCTTTGTAATTAATCACAAAACTGTACAAAAACTTATGAAAGAACTAAATATCATATGCCAAGTGAGAATGAAAAAATATAAATCCTATAAAGGTGAAGTAGGAGAAGCAGCACCAAACCTATTGAAGAGAGATTTCTCAGCAGAAAAACCTAATCAAAAGTGGGTTACAGACATAACAGAGTTCTCACTATTCGGGGAAAAATTATACCTATCACCAATACTAGATTTGTTTAACGGAGAGATCATTAGTTATTCTATTACAAGTAGACCACACTTCGGGCAAGTAATGGAGATGCTTGATATTGCATTTGAAAAGCATAAAAACTTAGAAGGTTTAACATTTCACTCAGATCAAGGGTGGCAATACAGACACAAAAGATACAGTTATCGATTAAAACAACTAGGAATAAAGCAAAGTATGTCCAGAAAAGGAAACTGTTTGGACAATTCAGTAATTGAAAACTTTTTTGGTTTGTTAAAATCAGAATTACTATATCTTCAAAAATTTGATGATACAGATCACTTTAAGAGAGAACTAATAGATTACATAGAGTGGTATAATAAATACAGAATAAAGACCAAACTAAAAGGATTAAGCCCTATCCAATATAGAGCTCAATCCTTATCAGTAGCTTAA